Genomic DNA from Hymenobacter jejuensis:
GGCAAAAACCTGATTCAGCCTGTCGAGCGCTACGGCGTGAAGCTGATGAGCATTGGCTTCCTGGCTCCGGCTGAAAGCGCAATTGTGTGGCGCGGCCCGATGGCCTCATCGGCTTTGAAGCAGTTCATTACCGAAGTCGATTGGGGTGACCTAGATTACCTGCTCATCGACATGCCGCCCGGCACCAGCGACATTCACCTCACGCTTGTGCAGACGGTGCCCGTAACGGGCGCGCTCATCGTGACCACGCCCCAAAAGGTAGCCCTCGCCGACGCGCAAAAGGGCCTGCAGATGTTCCGCCAGCCCCAGATCAACGTGCCGGTGCTGGGCATCGTGGAGAACATGGCTTGGTTTACGCCCGCAGAACTTCCTGAAAATAAGTACTTTATTTTTGGCGAAGGCGGAGGCAAAGCCTTGGCCGAAAAGCACGAAGTGCCGCTGTTGGGCCAGTTGCCGTTGGTGCAAAGCATTCGCGAAAACGGCGACTACGGCACCCCGGCAATCTTGCAGGAAGGCTCGCCTTCGGCCGCAATGTTTGAGCAACTGGCTGAAGAGCTCGCTCGCCAAGTATCCATCCGCAACGCTGTGGCACCCCGTACCCAAGTAGTAGAAATGAATCGCTAGGCAGCGGTGCTTCGGGCGATTTCAACTGGTTATTAAGCCTGTACTAACAAGCGCAGGAGCTAAAAAATCAGCGAAATCAACGCCGCCAGCACCAATCCGCAATTTAATGCCGAACTTCGTCCTGCCCTCGATTGTATATCCTGTATGCTGTATTCCACTGCCGTAGAAGAACATCCGTTGTTGCCCCGCATTGAGCAGGCCTTGGACTCGATTCGTCCGTACCTGGCCGCTGACGGGGGCAACGTGCGCGTGCTCAACATCACCGATGACATGGTTTTGCAACTGGAGCTGCTCGGCGCT
This window encodes:
- a CDS encoding NifU family protein — translated: MLYSTAVEEHPLLPRIEQALDSIRPYLAADGGNVRVLNITDDMVLQLELLGACGTCPMSPMTLKAGVEESVKKAVPEIIRVEATNATPMEEQPAGQVR
- a CDS encoding Mrp/NBP35 family ATP-binding protein, with the protein product MAITKEDVLKALSYVEEPDLGKDLVTLNMIEDVQIEGKTVSFTVILTTPACPLKELIQNACIRAIHTMVDKEATVNVHLTSRVTTARAANAAVLSGVKNIIAIASGKGGVGKSTVTANLAIALARTGAKVGLVDADISGPSMPVMFGVEDARPHVFQTPEGKNLIQPVERYGVKLMSIGFLAPAESAIVWRGPMASSALKQFITEVDWGDLDYLLIDMPPGTSDIHLTLVQTVPVTGALIVTTPQKVALADAQKGLQMFRQPQINVPVLGIVENMAWFTPAELPENKYFIFGEGGGKALAEKHEVPLLGQLPLVQSIRENGDYGTPAILQEGSPSAAMFEQLAEELARQVSIRNAVAPRTQVVEMNR